Proteins found in one Pristiophorus japonicus isolate sPriJap1 unplaced genomic scaffold, sPriJap1.hap1 HAP1_SCAFFOLD_734, whole genome shotgun sequence genomic segment:
- the LOC139256576 gene encoding zinc finger protein 664-like, which produces MEKPWECGDCGKGFRSRSELETHRRNHTGERPFTCSECGTGFTLSSTLLTHQRIHTGERPFICSECGKGFTRLSTLLRHQQVHTGERPFTCSECGKGFTRSSQLLTHQRVHTGERPFTCSECGKGFTQSSSLLRHQQVHK; this is translated from the coding sequence atggagaaaccgtgggaatgtggggactgtgggaagggattcagatcacgatctgagctggaaactcatcgacgcaatcacactggggagaggccattcacctgctcagagtgtgggacgggattcactctgtcatccaccctgctgacacaccagcgaattcacactggggagaggccattcatctgctcagagtgtgggaagggattcactcggttatccaccctgctgagacaccagcaagttcacactggggagaggccattcacctgctcagagtgtgggaagggattcactcggtcatcccagctgctgacacaccagcgagttcacactggggagaggccattcacctgctcagagtgtgggaagggattcactcagtcatcgagcctgctgagacaccagcaagttcacaagtga